The proteins below are encoded in one region of Chloroflexota bacterium:
- a CDS encoding cyclic-di-AMP receptor: MDIDRLVLAIVQPKDAEAITRALNQADLAVTHISSVGGFLGTHNVTLLIGLPSNDVERALELLRTHCHRRTVPANVPGREVEPHQSGFAPPTAVGSATVFVLPVARYLRLEGDHLSVDSTPQSVEPGTMQLVLVIVSNEPSGELLKRLTNWSYRATRFSTIGGFSHRENATLLIGARAERVNSILDQIRQVCAAAPMNNSAATIFVLDIAQHARLW, from the coding sequence ATGGATATTGATAGATTGGTGCTCGCAATTGTCCAACCCAAAGATGCCGAAGCCATTACGCGTGCTCTCAATCAAGCCGACTTGGCGGTCACACACATCAGCAGCGTTGGCGGATTTTTGGGTACGCACAATGTGACGTTGCTGATCGGCTTACCCTCGAACGACGTTGAACGCGCGCTTGAACTTCTCCGAACTCACTGCCACCGGCGAACCGTTCCGGCCAATGTTCCTGGGCGCGAGGTTGAGCCGCACCAATCGGGGTTTGCGCCACCAACCGCGGTCGGTAGCGCGACTGTTTTTGTATTGCCCGTGGCGCGATACCTCCGCTTGGAAGGCGACCACCTCAGTGTTGATTCCACGCCCCAGTCCGTCGAGCCAGGCACAATGCAATTGGTTCTCGTCATTGTGTCGAATGAACCATCTGGAGAATTGTTAAAGCGGCTGACGAACTGGAGTTATCGCGCGACCCGGTTTAGCACGATTGGTGGATTTTCGCACCGCGAGAATGCAACGTTGTTGATCGGCGCGCGCGCAGAACGAGTCAATTCCATCCTGGATCAGATTCGTCAGGTTTGCGCCGCCGCGCCCATGAACAATTCGGCCGCGACGATTTTCGTATTGGACATCGCCCAACACGCGCGGTTATGGTAG